A genome region from Nicotiana tabacum cultivar K326 chromosome 13, ASM71507v2, whole genome shotgun sequence includes the following:
- the LOC107759684 gene encoding putative E3 ubiquitin-protein ligase ARI8 isoform X1 produces the protein MGEKGEMTSEDEMMMQDATDDGESFDDDFYSGGDAHESDDDDVMDYDFNDNESDDDSNTLLAHNRSQSNFSILNEADIHKRQEDSITKISTVLSISWVAAGILLRHYNWSVSKVNDEWFADEGKVRRIVGLLENHVPLPDEEELTCGICFDDYPRNEITAAACGHPFCLTCWQGYIGTAISDGPGCLMLRCPDPSCSAAIGRDMINKLASNDDKKKYKHYFIRSFVEDNRKTKWCPAPGCDYAVDFIVGSGSYDVTCGCSYSFCWNCTEETHRPVDCGTVSKWILKNSAESENMNWILANSKPCPKCKRPIEKNQGCMHITCTPPCKFEFCWLCLGPWTDHGERTGGFYACNRYEAAKQEGVFDESEKRREMAKNSLERYTHYYERWATNQSSRQKALADLQQMQTVHLEKLSDKQCQPESQLKFIIEAWLQIVECRRVLKWTYAYGYYLPEHEHAKRQFFEYLQGEAESGLERLHQCAEKELQGYLDAEGPSKEFNEFRTKLAGLTSVTRNYFENLVQALENGLVDVDAHGAYSRAASSKSLGGGSSKAKGGRGKGTTSKTSSSRNIDDSGHWSCEYCTYANVRSATACQMCQQRR, from the exons ATgggtgaaaaaggagaaatgaCATCGGAGGATGAAATGATGATGCAGGACGCCACCGACGACGGAGAATCATTCGACGACGACTTCTACAGCGGCGGCGACGCCCACGAGTCCGACGATGATGACGTCATGGATTACGATTTCAACGACAACGAATCCGACGATGATTCCAATACGCTCCTCGCTCATAACCGTTCTCAG TCAAATTTTAGCATCTTGAATGAAGCTGATATTCACAAACGCCAAGAGGATAGTATTACAAAAATATCTACTGTGCTCTCCATTTCATGGGTAGCTGCTGGTATTCTGCTTCGCCATTATAACTG GAGTGTCAGCAAAGTGAATGATGAATGGTTTGCAGATGAAGGAAAGGTCCGCAGGATTGTTGGTTTATTAGAGAATCATGTGCCGCTCCCTGATGAAGAAGAG CTTACATGTGGGATCTGCTTTGATGATTATCCTCGTAATGAGATCACTGCTGCTGCTTGTGGTCATCCTTTTTGTCTTACCTGCTGGCAAG GGTATATTGGCACGGCCATCAGTGATGGTCCTGGATGCTTGATGCTGCGCTGTCCTGATCCATCTTGTAGTGCTGCTATAGGTCGAGATATGATAAACAAATTGGCAAGTAACGATGATAAAAAGAAGTATAAGCACTACTTTATCAGGTCCTTTGTGGAGGACAATAGAAAG ACAAAATGGTGTCCTGCTCCAGGATGTGATTATGCAGTTGACTTTATTGTTGGTAGCGGAAGCTATGATGTTACTTGCGGCTGCTCATATAGTTTCTGCTGGAAT TGTACCGAGGAAACTCATCGTCCAGTTGATTGTGGAACTGTGTCCAAGTGGATTTTGAAGAACAGTGCTGAATCTGAAAACATGAATTG GATATTAGCTAATTCTAAGCCTTGTCCGAAATGCAAGCGGCCGATTGAGAAAAATCAAGGGTGCATGCATATCACATGCACACCACCCTGTAAATTTGAGTTTTGCTG GCTCTGCCTTGGCCCTTGGACGGATCACGGTGAGAGAACAGGTGGCTTCTATGCATGCAACCGTTATGAGGCAGCAAAGCAAGAGGGGGTG TTTGATGAATCTGAAAAGAGGAGAGAAATGGCAAAAAATTCTTTGGAGAGGTATACACACTACTACGAAAGATGGGCCACCAACCAGTCG TCTCGGCAAAAGGCACTTGCAGATCTTCAGCAAATGCAAACAGTACAT CTTGAGAAGCTGAGCGACAAACAGTGTCAACCCGAATCACAGCTCAAATTTATTATAGAGGCCTGGTTGCAG ATAGTTGAATGTAGGCGTGTGCTAAAATGGACATATGCATATGGTTATTACTTACCCGAGCATGAACATGCCAAGAGACAGTTCTTTGAGTATTTACAAG GTGAGGCTGAGTCTGGACTTGAACGGCTTCATCAGTGTGCGGAGAAGGAACTCCAGGGGTACCTCGATGCAGAAGGCCCGTCAAAAGAGTTTAATGAGTTCCGGACAAAGCTTGCCGGGCTTACAAG TGTGACTAGAAATTATTTTGAGAATCTGGTTCAAGCCTTAGAAAATGGTCTCGTGGATGTGGACGCTCATGGTGCTTACAGCAGGGCAGCTAGCTCGAAAAGCCTGGGTGGTGGGAGCAGCAAAGCAAAAGGTGGTAGAGGGAAGGGAACCACATCGAAGACAAGCAGTTCCAGAAACATAGATGATTCAGGACATTGGTCTTGCGAGTATTGTACATATGCCAATGTTAGGTCTGCTACCGCATGCCAGATGTGCCAGCAGCGCCGTTGA
- the LOC107759684 gene encoding putative E3 ubiquitin-protein ligase ARI7 isoform X2 has product MGEKGEMTSEDEMMMQDATDDGESFDDDFYSGGDAHESDDDDVMDYDFNDNESDDDSNTLLAHNRSQSNFSILNEADIHKRQEDSITKISTVLSISWVAAGILLRHYNWSVSKVNDEWFADEGKVRRIVGLLENHVPLPDEEELTCGICFDDYPRNEITAAACGHPFCLTCWQGYIGTAISDGPGCLMLRCPDPSCSAAIGRDMINKLASNDDKKKYKHYFIRSFVEDNRKTKWCPAPGCDYAVDFIVGSGSYDVTCGCSYSFCWNCTEETHRPVDCGTVSKWILKNSAESENMNWILANSKPCPKCKRPIEKNQGCMHITCTPPCKFEFCWLCLGPWTDHGERTGGFYACNRYEAAKQEGVFDESEKRREMAKNSLERYTHYYERWATNQSSRQKALADLQQMQTVHLEKLSDKQCQPESQLKFIIEAWLQIVECRRVLKWTYAYGYYLPEHEHAKRQFFEYLQGEAESGLERLHQCAEKELQGYLDAEGPSKEFNEFRTKLAGLTRDIPSVRVYL; this is encoded by the exons ATgggtgaaaaaggagaaatgaCATCGGAGGATGAAATGATGATGCAGGACGCCACCGACGACGGAGAATCATTCGACGACGACTTCTACAGCGGCGGCGACGCCCACGAGTCCGACGATGATGACGTCATGGATTACGATTTCAACGACAACGAATCCGACGATGATTCCAATACGCTCCTCGCTCATAACCGTTCTCAG TCAAATTTTAGCATCTTGAATGAAGCTGATATTCACAAACGCCAAGAGGATAGTATTACAAAAATATCTACTGTGCTCTCCATTTCATGGGTAGCTGCTGGTATTCTGCTTCGCCATTATAACTG GAGTGTCAGCAAAGTGAATGATGAATGGTTTGCAGATGAAGGAAAGGTCCGCAGGATTGTTGGTTTATTAGAGAATCATGTGCCGCTCCCTGATGAAGAAGAG CTTACATGTGGGATCTGCTTTGATGATTATCCTCGTAATGAGATCACTGCTGCTGCTTGTGGTCATCCTTTTTGTCTTACCTGCTGGCAAG GGTATATTGGCACGGCCATCAGTGATGGTCCTGGATGCTTGATGCTGCGCTGTCCTGATCCATCTTGTAGTGCTGCTATAGGTCGAGATATGATAAACAAATTGGCAAGTAACGATGATAAAAAGAAGTATAAGCACTACTTTATCAGGTCCTTTGTGGAGGACAATAGAAAG ACAAAATGGTGTCCTGCTCCAGGATGTGATTATGCAGTTGACTTTATTGTTGGTAGCGGAAGCTATGATGTTACTTGCGGCTGCTCATATAGTTTCTGCTGGAAT TGTACCGAGGAAACTCATCGTCCAGTTGATTGTGGAACTGTGTCCAAGTGGATTTTGAAGAACAGTGCTGAATCTGAAAACATGAATTG GATATTAGCTAATTCTAAGCCTTGTCCGAAATGCAAGCGGCCGATTGAGAAAAATCAAGGGTGCATGCATATCACATGCACACCACCCTGTAAATTTGAGTTTTGCTG GCTCTGCCTTGGCCCTTGGACGGATCACGGTGAGAGAACAGGTGGCTTCTATGCATGCAACCGTTATGAGGCAGCAAAGCAAGAGGGGGTG TTTGATGAATCTGAAAAGAGGAGAGAAATGGCAAAAAATTCTTTGGAGAGGTATACACACTACTACGAAAGATGGGCCACCAACCAGTCG TCTCGGCAAAAGGCACTTGCAGATCTTCAGCAAATGCAAACAGTACAT CTTGAGAAGCTGAGCGACAAACAGTGTCAACCCGAATCACAGCTCAAATTTATTATAGAGGCCTGGTTGCAG ATAGTTGAATGTAGGCGTGTGCTAAAATGGACATATGCATATGGTTATTACTTACCCGAGCATGAACATGCCAAGAGACAGTTCTTTGAGTATTTACAAG GTGAGGCTGAGTCTGGACTTGAACGGCTTCATCAGTGTGCGGAGAAGGAACTCCAGGGGTACCTCGATGCAGAAGGCCCGTCAAAAGAGTTTAATGAGTTCCGGACAAAGCTTGCCGGGCTTACAAG GGATATTCCATCCGTTCGAGTTTATTTGTAG